The Candidatus Limnocylindrales bacterium genome contains the following window.
AAGATCTGAGTCGCCTATCTCCCAAGAAGAAACCCTTGCAGTAGCCCGAATACGGGATCGGTTGATCCAGGGCGCCGGGCTTGTTAGTTCGGTGGGTCCCAAAGACCCTTAAACAGGTACAGTCTAACTTTTCATGAAATCGAAGTTATCTATCGTAATTGGGGCAAATAACGCCCGAACCAGTATCCGTGACTGTCTGGCTTCATTGGAAAACCAACAAAAAGACCATAACGTTGAAATTATTGTTGTAGATAATTCTACCGATGGTACTACCGAGATTATCAGCCAACAATTTCCCAACATAAACCTTTTAAGGACTTCAGAAGCTGACCTCATTCCACAATTGTGGGAAATCGGGATCAATCAAAGTACCGGTGATATCGTTGCTATTACAACAGCCCATTGTGTTCCAGAGAAAAACTGGATAGAAGAGATCCTGAAAGCCCATGATAGCACTCCTTACCCAGGTATAGGGGGAGCTATAGAGAACGATAAATCTGCAGGACTTGTGGAGTGGGCTATTTTTTTCTGCCGCTACAGTCGTTATATGCTTCCTTTTCCAGAAAGAACTGTCAGCGAAATTGCCGGAGATAATGCCTCCTATAAGAGATGGGTCTTAGATCGTTACAAACAGGCCAGACGTCAGGGGTTTTGGGAACCTACCGTTCATGCAGAACTCAGGAAGGACGGCCTTCAGCTTTTGATGAAACCGACTATTGTGGTATATCATAAGAAATCCTTCAGTTTACCGGGTTTTATAAAGCAACGATTCTGGCATGGAAAACAATTTGGTAAGGCCCGTACAGCGAGTCTTTCCGGTATAAAGCGGATTATCTATAT
Protein-coding sequences here:
- a CDS encoding glycosyltransferase, translated to MKSKLSIVIGANNARTSIRDCLASLENQQKDHNVEIIVVDNSTDGTTEIISQQFPNINLLRTSEADLIPQLWEIGINQSTGDIVAITTAHCVPEKNWIEEILKAHDSTPYPGIGGAIENDKSAGLVEWAIFFCRYSRYMLPFPERTVSEIAGDNASYKRWVLDRYKQARRQGFWEPTVHAELRKDGLQLLMKPTIVVYHKKSFSLPGFIKQRFWHGKQFGKARTASLSGIKRIIYILLSPLIPLVFLSRITQQVLIKKKHGRKFLFSLPLLILFLLSWSTGEFIGYLSPSRK